The proteins below are encoded in one region of Casimicrobium huifangae:
- a CDS encoding DUF885 domain-containing protein, whose product MQKDEVQKQGGRSTSWLWLKRISIVVGVVTTGAVALGLHTWFARPLSVNWFYTRVFVQFALDNPEFLTALRIFEPLGIRGHNAKLADASQAHEDQTFAWLRDTQATLRRYDHSAFTGQDRLSYDIFAYYVDDRVRAERWRHHGWPVNQMVGVHTSLPNLMTQQQQINDATDAEHYIARLNEFPRRFAEVIADLKIRESKGILPPKFAVAKALDQIRDFTAAGASNNLLVSSLRDKLGKMPADRVDATQRAALLARAEAAVAANVVPAYASLAAYFETLRGKPLHNDGAWVLPDGAAYYQYRIESNTTTTMTAQQIHALGLKEVARVGTEMDAILAQAGYAQATRAERIAALAKSPSQRYADSAEGRAQILKDYQAIIDEITAGLDGSFKTKPHARVEVKRMPEFTEAGTPGAYYSSPPMDGSAPGTFYANLRDVAETPRYVMRTLAYHEAVPGHHLQTAIAQELTGLPIFRSLLPFTAYDEGWALYAEHLAWEMGYQKDPLNNLGRLRDEMLRCVRLVVDTGLHSERWTREQAIAYMMRETGMGEAETVTEIERYIVDPGQALAYKVGMLKILELRERARSALGSRFDIREFHDQVLLNGALPLAVLERVVDDYIANRRKAG is encoded by the coding sequence ATGCAGAAAGACGAAGTACAAAAGCAAGGCGGCCGTTCAACCTCGTGGCTCTGGCTGAAGCGGATTTCGATTGTCGTCGGGGTCGTGACCACTGGAGCGGTCGCACTCGGCCTTCACACCTGGTTCGCCAGGCCGCTGTCGGTCAACTGGTTCTACACACGGGTTTTTGTGCAGTTCGCGCTGGACAACCCGGAGTTCCTCACCGCGCTGCGCATTTTCGAGCCGCTCGGAATCCGTGGTCACAACGCAAAGCTGGCTGACGCCTCGCAAGCCCACGAGGACCAGACTTTCGCCTGGTTGCGTGATACCCAGGCGACGTTGCGCCGCTATGACCACAGCGCCTTCACCGGGCAGGACCGGCTCTCCTACGACATCTTTGCCTACTACGTTGACGACAGGGTGCGCGCAGAGCGCTGGCGCCATCACGGGTGGCCGGTCAACCAGATGGTCGGGGTACACACTTCGTTGCCCAACCTGATGACGCAGCAGCAGCAGATCAACGACGCCACCGACGCCGAGCACTACATTGCACGGCTCAATGAATTCCCGCGCCGCTTTGCCGAGGTCATCGCCGACCTGAAAATTCGCGAGTCCAAGGGCATCCTGCCGCCGAAGTTCGCCGTCGCCAAGGCATTGGACCAGATCCGCGATTTCACCGCCGCTGGCGCGAGCAACAATCTGCTGGTCTCCAGTTTGCGCGACAAGCTCGGCAAGATGCCGGCTGATCGCGTCGATGCAACGCAACGCGCTGCCCTGCTCGCGCGCGCCGAGGCAGCCGTGGCGGCCAATGTGGTGCCTGCATACGCGAGTCTTGCAGCCTACTTTGAAACGCTACGTGGCAAACCGCTCCACAACGATGGCGCGTGGGTGCTGCCAGACGGCGCGGCGTACTACCAGTACCGAATCGAGAGCAACACGACGACCACGATGACGGCGCAGCAGATTCATGCGCTGGGTCTGAAGGAGGTGGCACGCGTCGGCACCGAGATGGACGCGATACTGGCACAAGCGGGCTATGCCCAGGCCACACGTGCCGAGCGCATCGCGGCGCTCGCGAAGTCCCCGTCGCAGCGCTATGCCGACAGTGCCGAAGGTCGCGCACAAATTCTCAAGGATTATCAGGCGATCATCGACGAAATCACCGCGGGGCTCGATGGCAGCTTCAAGACCAAACCCCACGCCCGTGTCGAAGTCAAGCGCATGCCGGAATTCACCGAGGCAGGCACGCCGGGAGCGTACTACAGTTCGCCGCCGATGGATGGTTCTGCACCGGGCACGTTCTACGCCAATCTGCGCGACGTCGCCGAAACACCGCGCTACGTGATGCGCACGCTGGCGTATCACGAAGCGGTGCCCGGCCACCATCTGCAGACGGCCATCGCGCAAGAGCTCACTGGATTGCCGATCTTCCGCTCCCTTCTGCCATTCACCGCCTACGACGAGGGCTGGGCGCTTTACGCGGAGCATCTGGCCTGGGAGATGGGCTACCAGAAGGATCCGCTCAACAATCTCGGTCGCCTGCGCGACGAGATGCTGCGCTGCGTGCGCCTGGTCGTCGATACCGGCCTGCACAGCGAACGCTGGACGCGCGAGCAGGCGATCGCCTACATGATGCGCGAGACCGGCATGGGCGAAGCCGAGACGGTGACCGAAATCGAGCGCTATATCGTCGACCCCGGTCAGGCGCTGGCCTACAAGGTGGGCATGCTGAAGATCCTCGAACTGCGCGAGCGGGCGCGCAGCGCGCTCGGCAGCCGCTTCGACATCCGTGAATTTCACGATCAGGTGCTGCTCAACGGTGCCCTGCCCCTCGCGGTGCTGGAGCGCGTGGTCGACGACTACATCGCCAATCGGCGCAAAGCCGGCTAG
- a CDS encoding tripartite tricarboxylate transporter substrate binding protein, with protein sequence MMTRICATWLVSLVPAAMLVGTTAANAQAYPNKPVKIMVGASPGGGTDIIARMLAEKFGAELKQPFVVENRPGASNTIAADLTAKAPADGHTLLVATNTGQAIAPHLIKLAFDPIKDLAPIALIVTVPNVLVINPQVGAKDVKELVAMMKAKPTGFSYASSGVGSTQHLAGEAFKLATATQMSHVPYKGSAQAHLDLIAGSVQIMLDTTSSAMGHIKSGKLKPLAVTSPRRSAELPDVPTMTELGYPAAEMTTWYGLYVTGGTPRDVVARLVEVTQQVLKLPEVQTRLKGLGGEPGGMSVEQFAALNRSEYDRFGKLIRDANVKLD encoded by the coding sequence ATGATGACGCGGATTTGCGCGACATGGCTGGTGTCGCTGGTGCCGGCGGCGATGCTGGTCGGGACGACGGCTGCGAACGCGCAGGCGTATCCGAACAAGCCAGTCAAGATCATGGTGGGCGCATCGCCGGGTGGCGGTACCGACATCATCGCGCGCATGCTGGCCGAGAAGTTTGGTGCCGAACTGAAGCAGCCGTTCGTTGTTGAGAACCGGCCTGGTGCCTCCAACACCATAGCGGCTGACCTCACTGCCAAAGCCCCAGCCGATGGCCACACGCTGCTGGTGGCCACCAATACCGGACAGGCCATTGCACCGCATCTGATCAAGCTTGCCTTCGACCCGATCAAGGACCTGGCCCCGATTGCCTTGATCGTCACGGTGCCGAATGTGCTGGTCATCAATCCGCAGGTCGGGGCGAAGGACGTGAAGGAACTGGTCGCGATGATGAAGGCGAAGCCAACCGGCTTCAGCTATGCATCCAGCGGCGTCGGCAGCACGCAGCATCTGGCCGGCGAGGCGTTCAAGCTGGCGACCGCTACCCAGATGTCACACGTGCCTTACAAGGGAAGTGCGCAGGCGCATCTGGATCTGATCGCCGGCAGCGTGCAAATCATGCTCGATACCACTTCGTCTGCCATGGGACACATCAAGAGCGGCAAGCTGAAGCCGCTGGCGGTGACATCGCCGCGCCGCTCGGCTGAGTTGCCGGACGTCCCGACCATGACCGAGCTGGGCTATCCGGCTGCCGAGATGACGACCTGGTACGGACTCTACGTGACTGGCGGAACACCGCGTGATGTGGTGGCGCGCTTGGTCGAGGTGACGCAGCAAGTGCTCAAGCTGCCGGAAGTGCAAACCCGACTCAAGGGCCTCGGCGGTGAGCCCGGTGGCATGAGCGTAGAGCAGTTCGCGGCACTGAATCGCAGCGAATATGACCGCTTCGGTAAGTTGATCCGCGATGCCAACGTCAAGCTCGATTGA
- a CDS encoding peptidase U32 family protein, translating into MSFPAHHLELLSPARDADIGREAVLHGADAVYIGGPSFGARNKAENTVADIAGLVEFAHRYGARIFATVNTILHDSELEVARKLIHQLYDAGVDALIVQDMGILELDIPPIALHASTQCDIRTVEKAKFLGEVGFSQLVLARELTIPQIREMRAAVNPDVPLEYFIHGALCVAFSGNCYISEAHTGRSANRGGCSQECRRPYTLEDAQGRVVAFDKHLLSMKDNNQSANLRALIDAGIRSFKIEGRYKDMGYVKNVTAHYRQLLDEILEERPELARASHGRCRYTFTPDPDKTFNRQSTDYFATGRKTDIGAFDAPIHVGLPLGTVTRVAAEWFEVDAHDTLANGDGITWMHKREVKGAQVNVARQMGEVWRVTPNQPVRELEAAGLKPGVALSRNRDHAWELALTRKSAERRIDVSLRFTETADGFALQVTDETGACGTATVTLPHDPAQSPDRAEASLRDNLAKLGNTIFSATEVEIAWSQPWFVPASAANALRRDAVAALEVDRAARFVKWSRRAAAEPPAPYPGESLSYLANVYNQAARDFYAKHGVSMIDAAYEAHQEAGEVPLMVTKHCLRFSFNLCPKQAKGVQGVQGQVRAEPMTLISGGDRLTLKFDCKPCEMHVMGKARSHILRAPPPSSVAIPASPLKFYAKRPVDTITS; encoded by the coding sequence ATGAGTTTCCCTGCCCACCACCTCGAACTGCTCTCCCCCGCCCGTGACGCCGATATCGGCCGCGAAGCGGTGCTGCACGGCGCCGACGCGGTGTACATCGGTGGCCCTTCGTTCGGTGCCCGCAACAAGGCGGAAAATACGGTAGCCGACATTGCTGGTCTGGTTGAATTTGCGCATCGCTACGGCGCACGCATCTTCGCCACCGTCAACACCATCCTGCACGACAGTGAGCTGGAGGTCGCACGCAAGCTCATTCACCAGCTCTACGACGCCGGCGTCGATGCCCTGATCGTGCAGGACATGGGCATCCTCGAACTCGACATTCCGCCAATCGCGCTGCATGCCTCGACGCAGTGTGACATCCGCACCGTCGAAAAGGCGAAATTCCTCGGTGAAGTGGGCTTTTCGCAACTGGTGCTGGCGCGTGAACTCACCATCCCGCAGATTCGCGAGATGCGCGCGGCTGTCAACCCGGATGTACCGCTCGAATACTTTATTCACGGCGCGCTGTGCGTAGCGTTCTCGGGCAATTGCTACATCAGCGAGGCGCATACCGGGCGCAGCGCCAATCGTGGTGGCTGCTCGCAGGAGTGCCGCCGGCCCTACACGCTGGAAGACGCACAGGGCCGTGTCGTCGCCTTCGACAAGCATCTGCTGTCGATGAAGGACAACAACCAGAGCGCCAACCTGCGCGCGCTGATCGACGCCGGCATCCGCAGCTTCAAGATCGAGGGCCGCTACAAGGACATGGGCTACGTGAAGAACGTCACCGCCCACTACCGCCAGCTGCTCGACGAGATTCTGGAAGAACGGCCCGAACTTGCACGGGCCTCACATGGTCGCTGCCGCTACACCTTCACGCCTGATCCCGACAAGACCTTCAACCGCCAGAGCACCGACTACTTTGCGACCGGACGCAAGACGGACATCGGCGCCTTCGATGCCCCCATTCACGTCGGGCTGCCGCTCGGCACCGTGACTCGGGTGGCGGCGGAGTGGTTCGAGGTGGACGCACATGACACGCTGGCCAACGGCGACGGCATCACCTGGATGCACAAGCGCGAGGTGAAAGGCGCGCAGGTGAATGTCGCGCGGCAGATGGGCGAAGTCTGGCGAGTCACCCCCAATCAGCCAGTTCGCGAGCTTGAGGCTGCGGGACTGAAACCCGGCGTCGCGCTGAGCCGCAATCGCGATCACGCCTGGGAGCTGGCGTTGACGCGCAAGTCCGCCGAGCGACGCATCGACGTGAGCCTGCGCTTCACCGAGACCGCCGACGGCTTCGCGTTGCAGGTCACCGACGAAACGGGTGCCTGTGGAACGGCGACCGTCACCTTGCCGCATGACCCGGCACAGAGCCCGGACCGCGCCGAGGCAAGTCTGCGCGATAACCTCGCCAAGCTGGGCAACACGATCTTCAGCGCCACCGAAGTGGAAATCGCGTGGTCGCAGCCCTGGTTCGTCCCCGCCTCTGCCGCCAACGCATTGCGGCGAGATGCCGTCGCCGCGCTGGAGGTGGACCGAGCCGCGCGCTTCGTCAAGTGGTCGCGGCGAGCAGCGGCTGAACCGCCGGCGCCTTACCCCGGCGAATCGCTGAGTTACCTTGCCAATGTTTACAACCAGGCGGCGCGCGATTTTTATGCGAAGCACGGCGTCAGCATGATCGACGCAGCGTACGAAGCGCATCAGGAGGCCGGCGAAGTGCCGCTGATGGTGACCAAGCACTGCCTGCGGTTCTCATTCAACCTGTGCCCGAAGCAGGCGAAAGGCGTGCAGGGCGTACAGGGCCAGGTGCGCGCGGAGCCGATGACATTGATCAGTGGTGGCGACCGCCTGACCCTCAAGTTCGACTGCAAGCCCTGCGAGATGCATGTGATGGGCAAGGCCCGTTCGCACATCCTGCGCGCGCCCCCGCCGTCCAGCGTTGCAATCCCGGCATCGCCTTTGAAGTTCTACGCCAAGCGACCGGTCGACACAATCACGTCGTAG
- a CDS encoding sensor domain-containing diguanylate cyclase produces MVASPVSSAAAASEHTSRALAIGVMLETGRLQDALRDAEEALRGCDDEERPILLCMKCNALVTLGQPLDALRVATAARELALPMGRPLLVAEANLALSFALQALEEHDRAIDLAAECEDIATTHQDQELLARSSRTLAISYSILGRHQQAIPILERVVQQLEQHARTPERLFHARYSLINARSRLSSTDRRPETEKLDTYRGLLADWLAFVEDVEARNLLRLRAMALGNAGIAARLAGDNELALQILARARDEEYRLGLRGHGAVSESHLGAAYQALGRPQEAIAAFRSAIDKLKEGNPRDLAGACEELAAAYESVGDTAAALDALKQTRAAERRLRDDAAHSAAGRQERRDEVNRLAEQWTRLASEDGLTALANRRAFDRKLAALAEAAKTGHPFAVVLFDLDHFKQINDTHGHAIGDAVLKRFAAILRSERRTDDLAARIGGEEFALLLVAASVEQARAVAVKVQKDLDRVPWPQIAERLVVTVSAGIACSAEALVGASSQTNAGDCADALLAAADRRLYAAKAAGRNRVVMSD; encoded by the coding sequence ATGGTTGCTTCTCCTGTTTCCTCCGCCGCTGCGGCCTCGGAGCATACGTCGCGTGCCCTCGCCATTGGCGTAATGCTTGAGACTGGGCGGTTGCAGGACGCGTTGCGCGATGCGGAAGAGGCGCTGCGAGGCTGTGATGACGAGGAACGCCCGATCCTGCTGTGCATGAAGTGCAACGCGCTGGTGACCCTAGGGCAGCCACTCGATGCGCTGCGGGTAGCAACGGCAGCACGCGAATTGGCGCTGCCGATGGGCAGGCCGCTGCTCGTTGCCGAGGCCAATCTGGCGCTGTCATTTGCACTGCAGGCGCTGGAGGAGCACGACCGCGCCATCGATCTCGCGGCAGAGTGTGAAGACATCGCGACCACTCATCAGGATCAGGAATTGCTGGCACGGTCATCGCGGACGCTCGCGATTTCCTACTCCATCCTCGGCCGCCATCAACAGGCAATCCCGATTCTTGAGCGGGTGGTGCAGCAACTCGAACAGCATGCGCGGACCCCGGAGCGCCTGTTCCACGCCCGCTACTCGCTGATCAACGCCCGCTCCCGGCTGAGCAGCACCGATCGCCGGCCGGAGACCGAAAAGCTCGACACCTATCGCGGACTGCTCGCCGACTGGCTCGCCTTTGTCGAGGACGTTGAAGCGCGCAACCTGCTGCGACTGCGGGCGATGGCACTAGGCAACGCCGGCATTGCCGCCCGCCTTGCCGGAGATAACGAACTGGCCCTGCAAATCCTCGCGAGGGCGCGCGATGAGGAATACCGCCTCGGTCTGCGCGGCCACGGCGCGGTGTCGGAGAGCCATCTCGGCGCCGCTTATCAGGCGCTCGGTCGTCCGCAGGAGGCGATTGCGGCGTTTCGCAGTGCCATCGACAAGCTGAAGGAGGGCAATCCACGCGATCTCGCCGGTGCGTGCGAGGAGCTGGCTGCCGCCTACGAGTCAGTCGGCGACACCGCCGCCGCGCTCGATGCACTGAAGCAGACACGGGCTGCAGAACGTCGCCTGCGTGATGATGCGGCGCATTCCGCTGCGGGGCGGCAGGAACGGCGCGACGAAGTGAACCGGCTGGCGGAACAGTGGACACGACTGGCCAGTGAAGACGGGCTCACGGCACTGGCCAACCGTCGGGCGTTTGACCGCAAGCTGGCAGCGCTTGCAGAGGCTGCGAAAACCGGCCATCCGTTTGCCGTGGTGCTGTTCGATCTCGATCACTTCAAGCAGATCAACGACACGCATGGCCATGCCATCGGGGACGCCGTGCTGAAGCGCTTCGCCGCCATTCTTCGCAGCGAACGCCGCACCGACGATCTGGCGGCCCGTATTGGCGGTGAAGAGTTCGCGCTGTTGCTGGTAGCCGCATCGGTGGAACAGGCACGGGCGGTCGCCGTCAAAGTGCAGAAGGACCTCGATCGCGTGCCGTGGCCGCAGATTGCCGAGCGCCTGGTGGTGACCGTAAGCGCAGGAATCGCCTGCAGCGCCGAAGCGCTCGTCGGGGCTTCCAGTCAAACGAACGCAGGCGATTGCGCCGATGCCTTGTTAGCCGCCGCTGATCGCCGGCTGTATGCGGCCAAGGCAGCAGGGCGCAATCGGGTGGTGATGTCGGATTGA
- a CDS encoding metal-dependent hydrolase, which produces MKPFNMARRGAIAAALGVALCALPQFAAAQAPAAPAAPAASGKTEILWLGQAATRIKTPGGKVIVIDPWLRTNPKTPQTYKDLDALGKVDLILVTHGHFDHFADAPALAEKHKVPMYGPAGMNAAVATLGILPAELAPRFGKGGTIMPFGANGVKITATRAEHSSELNWKNPATNKDETHPGGEPVGFIIEMENGFKIWHMGDTGLFGDMKFIGEYYKPDLVMIPIGGHFVMSPADAAVATRDMIKPKYAIPIHYGTTPVLRGTTAEFAAALGNTTVKMFPINPGDKLEF; this is translated from the coding sequence ATGAAACCGTTCAATATGGCCCGTCGCGGCGCGATCGCCGCCGCGCTCGGCGTTGCGCTGTGCGCGCTGCCGCAGTTCGCAGCAGCGCAAGCGCCTGCTGCGCCCGCCGCCCCTGCCGCCAGCGGCAAGACCGAGATCCTCTGGCTCGGCCAGGCCGCTACCCGCATCAAGACACCCGGCGGCAAGGTGATCGTGATCGATCCGTGGCTGCGCACCAATCCAAAAACACCGCAGACCTACAAAGACCTCGACGCGCTCGGCAAGGTCGATCTGATTCTGGTGACGCACGGGCATTTCGATCATTTCGCCGATGCACCGGCCCTCGCCGAAAAGCACAAGGTGCCGATGTACGGTCCGGCGGGCATGAATGCCGCCGTGGCCACGCTGGGCATCCTGCCGGCCGAGCTGGCACCCCGCTTCGGCAAGGGCGGCACCATCATGCCGTTCGGTGCCAACGGCGTGAAGATCACGGCGACGCGTGCCGAACATTCCTCGGAGTTGAACTGGAAGAACCCGGCGACCAACAAGGATGAAACGCACCCCGGTGGCGAGCCGGTGGGCTTCATCATCGAGATGGAGAATGGCTTCAAGATCTGGCACATGGGCGACACCGGCCTGTTCGGCGACATGAAGTTCATCGGCGAGTACTACAAGCCCGATCTGGTGATGATCCCGATTGGCGGTCACTTCGTGATGAGCCCCGCCGATGCGGCGGTTGCCACCCGCGACATGATCAAGCCGAAATACGCCATTCCGATCCACTACGGCACCACGCCCGTGCTGCGCGGCACCACGGCCGAGTTTGCTGCGGCGCTAGGCAACACCACGGTCAAGATGTTCCCGATCAATCCGGGTGACAAGCTTGAGTTCTGA
- a CDS encoding 4-hydroxythreonine-4-phosphate dehydrogenase PdxA, protein MKPNIALVIGDPAGVGPELVVKLLADESAGQANVYVIGSRAVLAGAMHETGVHRDLPIVALSDIGSRDLPSPVLVDWPGLNADGFERGQAKADNGKFMLDMLTLGARLTQQGATDALCFAPLNKGALRAGGMQQQDELRWFEDLLGCHSYTGELNVLDTLWTSRVTSHVALRDVSGLLTPEGVADAAKLITDSLLAAGKTEPRVAVCGLNPHNGDNGNYGNEESTVIEPGIALARSRGCAVDGPFPADTIFVRAKNGQYDGIVTMYHDQGQIAMKLMGFERGVTVQGGLPIPVTTPAHGTAYDIAGRGIANVGAMKNAFDLACRMAAGRHTRS, encoded by the coding sequence ATGAAACCGAATATTGCACTGGTCATCGGCGATCCGGCGGGCGTTGGGCCGGAGTTGGTGGTCAAGCTGCTGGCCGACGAGTCTGCCGGTCAGGCCAATGTCTACGTGATCGGCAGTCGCGCCGTGTTGGCAGGCGCCATGCACGAGACGGGCGTTCACCGCGATTTGCCAATCGTGGCGCTCAGCGACATTGGCAGTCGGGACCTGCCGTCGCCCGTGCTGGTGGATTGGCCGGGGCTCAACGCCGACGGCTTTGAGCGCGGGCAGGCGAAAGCAGACAACGGCAAGTTCATGCTCGACATGCTCACGCTCGGTGCGCGGCTGACGCAGCAGGGCGCGACGGACGCGCTGTGCTTCGCGCCATTGAACAAGGGCGCCCTGCGTGCTGGCGGCATGCAGCAGCAGGACGAGCTACGCTGGTTCGAGGATCTGCTGGGGTGCCACAGCTACACCGGCGAGCTGAATGTGCTTGACACGCTGTGGACCTCCCGCGTCACCTCTCATGTGGCGCTCAGGGACGTGAGTGGCCTGTTGACCCCGGAAGGCGTGGCCGACGCAGCGAAACTGATCACCGATTCGCTGCTTGCCGCTGGCAAGACGGAGCCACGGGTGGCGGTGTGCGGGCTTAATCCGCATAACGGCGACAACGGCAACTATGGCAATGAGGAAAGCACGGTCATTGAGCCCGGCATTGCGCTGGCCCGTTCACGCGGCTGTGCGGTTGACGGCCCGTTTCCCGCAGATACGATCTTCGTGCGCGCCAAAAATGGTCAGTACGACGGCATCGTGACGATGTATCACGATCAGGGGCAGATCGCGATGAAGCTGATGGGCTTTGAGCGCGGCGTCACTGTGCAGGGCGGGCTGCCGATCCCGGTGACCACCCCTGCCCACGGCACCGCCTACGACATCGCAGGGCGTGGCATTGCCAACGTTGGCGCGATGAAAAATGCGTTCGACCTGGCTTGCCGCATGGCCGCTGGACGACATACCCGAAGCTAG
- a CDS encoding SRPBCC family protein, with the protein MQKFLYLICVALVALLQIALLPSASATERAIDKEIVVPANVDAAWMAWTTREGIISFFAPDAVVDPRVGGAFQIHINPLAEPGMKGADDMRFLALQPRKMLSFDWNAPPSLPEARQQRTFVVVRLTPVDDKSTRVSIHHTGWGDGGEWDKAYAYFDRAWGNVLINLRKRFETGPMDWTDWLAQLKKMRDDAAKNREDAAATRK; encoded by the coding sequence ATGCAAAAATTTTTATATCTGATTTGTGTCGCCCTCGTGGCGTTGCTGCAAATCGCCTTGCTGCCATCCGCCAGCGCCACTGAGCGCGCCATCGACAAGGAGATTGTGGTGCCCGCCAACGTCGATGCAGCGTGGATGGCGTGGACAACGCGCGAGGGGATCATCAGCTTCTTTGCTCCCGACGCGGTCGTTGACCCGCGCGTTGGCGGCGCCTTTCAGATCCACATCAACCCGCTCGCCGAACCAGGCATGAAGGGCGCCGACGATATGCGCTTTCTGGCGTTGCAACCGAGGAAGATGCTCTCGTTCGACTGGAACGCTCCGCCCAGCCTGCCGGAGGCACGTCAGCAGCGGACCTTTGTCGTCGTGCGGCTGACCCCGGTCGATGACAAGTCCACCCGGGTGTCGATTCATCACACGGGCTGGGGCGATGGCGGCGAGTGGGACAAGGCCTATGCGTATTTCGACCGTGCGTGGGGCAACGTACTCATCAATCTGCGCAAGCGATTCGAGACCGGACCGATGGACTGGACTGACTGGCTGGCGCAGTTGAAGAAAATGCGTGACGACGCAGCAAAGAACCGCGAAGACGCTGCCGCGACAAGAAAGTAG
- a CDS encoding ABC transporter substrate-binding protein codes for MSATVGPAPPEVVRALAPDGTLRAAINFGNPILANRHPATGEPVGVSVDLARELARRLGVKVELVQFSAAGKVVEAVSANEVAIAFVAIDPERAVTTVYTAPYVVIEGAYLVREGSPLRANEEVDRDGTRVAAAKGSAYDLYLSRELKNAKIVHATTSQAVTDTFIAQKLDVAAGVKQQLQMDAARIPGLRLLPGRFMAINQAMGTPRPRAVAGDYLKAFVEEMKASGFVAASLVRHGIQGAAVAPAAAKP; via the coding sequence ATGAGCGCAACCGTCGGCCCGGCGCCGCCTGAGGTTGTCCGCGCGCTGGCACCCGACGGCACGCTACGCGCAGCGATCAACTTCGGCAATCCGATTCTGGCCAACCGGCATCCTGCGACGGGCGAACCGGTCGGCGTGTCCGTCGACCTTGCCCGTGAACTGGCGCGCCGACTGGGCGTGAAGGTGGAACTGGTGCAGTTCAGCGCTGCTGGCAAGGTAGTGGAGGCGGTCAGCGCCAACGAGGTGGCGATCGCCTTCGTGGCGATTGACCCGGAACGTGCCGTCACCACGGTCTACACCGCGCCGTATGTGGTGATCGAGGGCGCTTATCTGGTGCGCGAAGGCTCACCGTTGCGCGCGAACGAGGAGGTGGACCGCGACGGGACTCGCGTGGCGGCGGCGAAGGGCAGCGCCTACGACCTTTATCTTTCGCGCGAGCTGAAGAACGCGAAGATCGTTCACGCGACGACGTCGCAGGCGGTGACAGACACCTTCATCGCACAAAAACTGGACGTCGCTGCCGGCGTCAAGCAGCAGTTGCAGATGGATGCCGCACGCATCCCGGGCCTGCGTTTACTGCCGGGGCGTTTCATGGCGATCAACCAAGCCATGGGTACGCCGCGACCGCGGGCGGTGGCGGGTGACTATCTGAAGGCGTTCGTCGAAGAGATGAAGGCAAGCGGCTTTGTTGCTGCCTCACTCGTGCGGCACGGCATTCAGGGGGCAGCGGTCGCTCCGGCTGCAGCAAAGCCCTGA